In one window of Deltaproteobacteria bacterium DNA:
- a CDS encoding alpha/beta fold hydrolase, with protein MKANIISGVVCLILLGLMGCSGLKTIEPVAYQVSTSSLSVDLEVAAKLTNPEQPVLYGYPVYEPAAVVVLVHGLGTNAAIWDLPHTAKLARRIWRAGYSVYTIDLNFSSAQDSLAQTRKGLRQAIKAIARRHRGKKILGIGHDIGGTLLYQMIYQEKEATLDGLIAMGAPIGFGGYSKAVKKLLLAGQKVPAVTWPMLDRQDLKQPGGFDIRVSELLLSSSLPEKTRFAFYENALSKMPASLLNEIQTLGKGQPVPVLDPLMAKLSLKNRVPILALMAPSDGLSPPWQCDPKVFGFDQNGIETVYLTRANGESIEYNHLDMLLHPLASREVFPLVMTWLADQID; from the coding sequence ATGAAGGCTAACATTATTTCAGGCGTCGTTTGCCTGATTCTCTTGGGACTCATGGGCTGCTCAGGCTTAAAGACGATTGAGCCGGTTGCCTATCAAGTGTCTACGAGCAGTCTGAGCGTAGACTTGGAAGTTGCAGCTAAGCTTACAAATCCGGAACAACCTGTTCTTTATGGCTATCCTGTTTATGAACCGGCGGCAGTTGTCGTTCTGGTGCACGGGCTTGGAACGAATGCAGCAATTTGGGATTTACCACATACTGCAAAGCTTGCGCGAAGAATTTGGCGGGCTGGTTATTCGGTCTACACCATCGACTTAAATTTTTCATCGGCTCAAGATTCATTGGCCCAAACACGCAAGGGGTTGCGGCAGGCTATAAAAGCCATTGCTCGGCGACATCGCGGAAAAAAGATATTGGGGATAGGGCATGATATCGGGGGGACGCTCCTCTATCAGATGATCTACCAGGAGAAGGAAGCGACACTCGACGGGCTCATCGCTATGGGGGCGCCAATCGGCTTTGGTGGTTACAGTAAGGCGGTCAAGAAACTCTTACTCGCTGGCCAGAAAGTTCCAGCCGTTACTTGGCCGATGCTTGATAGACAGGATTTAAAGCAGCCTGGTGGTTTCGATATACGTGTTTCAGAGTTGCTCCTAAGCTCGAGCCTACCAGAGAAAACGCGCTTCGCATTTTATGAAAATGCATTATCAAAAATGCCAGCTTCACTCCTCAACGAAATTCAGACACTTGGCAAAGGACAACCGGTACCGGTTTTAGATCCATTAATGGCTAAGTTATCGCTGAAAAATAGAGTGCCAATTCTTGCTCTTATGGCGCCATCGGATGGCCTCTCACCTCCGTGGCAATGCGACCCTAAAGTATTCGGTTTTGACCAAAATGGTATCGAAACGGTTTATCTAACTCGGGCCAACGGTGAGTCTATTGAGTACAACCACCTGGATATGCTTCTGCATCCGCTTGCTAGCCGAGAAGTATTTCCTTTGGTGATGACCTGGTTGGCAGACCAGATTGATTAG
- a CDS encoding alpha/beta fold hydrolase, whose product MKRFSILRYLWLTSIVLGVSGCAHWVYPVTERSTEVFHIETSDGWSIAIHHYAPRGSTKQSTPVLLCHGISSNKYNWDLNDEYSFPDYIASKGFDTYVVELRGSGQSTKPGLFDEKEYDYSFDDYVLRDLPAAINFVSSRSETGQVHWMGHSMGSMVMYAYLQRVGQEKIRSVTAVGSPPKLFEGNESLGRSIGLFPVVDWFYDELPSGLLVKTVAPLAYPGVIAPQHVLWNYDNLDPVVARQTGAHAVDNLSSKVVRQLVKGAADGYLSSEDGHHNYTDGMKKIEVPIFFVVGGLDQMAPPAVMVEAFRKVQSKDKRIEILSRANGYAHDYGHVDLVLGKTAPREVFPLLEQWLMQHEG is encoded by the coding sequence ATGAAACGTTTTAGCATTCTTCGGTATCTATGGCTGACTTCTATTGTACTTGGCGTGAGTGGTTGCGCCCATTGGGTTTACCCCGTTACCGAGCGCTCAACTGAAGTGTTTCATATCGAGACAAGTGACGGGTGGAGTATTGCGATTCACCACTACGCACCGCGCGGTTCAACCAAGCAGTCCACTCCCGTTTTATTGTGCCATGGAATCAGCAGCAACAAATACAACTGGGACCTTAACGACGAGTATAGTTTTCCCGATTACATCGCATCCAAAGGTTTTGATACCTACGTGGTTGAGCTACGAGGTTCAGGTCAGTCCACCAAGCCCGGGCTCTTTGATGAAAAAGAGTATGACTACAGCTTTGACGATTACGTATTAAGAGATTTACCGGCAGCGATTAACTTTGTGTCTTCTCGTTCTGAGACAGGCCAGGTTCATTGGATGGGTCACAGCATGGGCAGTATGGTCATGTACGCCTACCTGCAACGCGTTGGGCAGGAGAAGATTCGCTCGGTGACTGCGGTCGGTTCCCCTCCTAAGCTCTTTGAAGGCAATGAAAGCTTGGGCCGAAGCATCGGGCTCTTTCCGGTGGTAGATTGGTTCTACGACGAGCTTCCATCAGGTCTTTTGGTTAAAACCGTTGCACCCTTAGCCTACCCCGGTGTGATAGCGCCCCAGCACGTGCTTTGGAACTACGATAATCTGGACCCGGTTGTTGCTCGTCAAACAGGTGCGCACGCAGTGGATAACTTGTCTTCTAAGGTCGTACGGCAATTGGTTAAGGGCGCCGCAGACGGTTACCTCTCGTCAGAAGATGGTCACCATAATTACACCGACGGAATGAAGAAAATTGAAGTACCGATTTTCTTCGTGGTGGGTGGACTCGACCAAATGGCGCCGCCGGCGGTTATGGTTGAAGCGTTTCGAAAAGTGCAATCAAAAGATAAACGCATTGAAATACTCAGTCGAGCCAACGGCTATGCCCATGACTACGGTCATGTGGATTTAGTTCTCGGTAAAACAGCACCTAGAGAAGTTTTTCCACTTTTGGAACAATGGCTCATGCAGCATGAAGGCTAA